From Mycosarcoma maydis chromosome 16, whole genome shotgun sequence, a single genomic window includes:
- a CDS encoding uncharacterized protein (related to proline-rich protein required for meiotic chromosome condensation and synapsis): protein MGHSHHTAHLAEPGSPTLAVARTNASHHAAQQPLQPLQPPRASSSLDAAMSPSPNVIPRQQRFSSASLSAHPTQAPQTQSLATPAHNKSKSSLVANTAPTTVGHSARPIIPLSSSHSATVGFTAANVPLPQYASPSQILATQPAAAPSLAMSPPSPAHSVDPLAMRLSQEPQTPPLRVHQMLSVQESPDPLNLLSPNAQFSLWQNLSSSSLPPQPLAHNGTHRQHALQSTDAVMARAQVTNGALSSKRKDSTSADKPKRKRSKKFKHEQPLLPPASDSQANAPPTSSLPDQVIPAKPKSLKLKQLVKKDHVISKYDDDEPSLMPPITVQIPVSVSDSYGAPSDLRSSSATPASTLTTNKKKKKRSRKSLSELVHQIVEDSDSGMDAEGSEWEGLEILETYQPESVSDGPKSLAKMSNGPVKSSQRKVPIAKLCGLVEDLFEADDSLPDRDSLQDLLPGHSLSPAADQFFEIIESPSALGGESRSVLVLRAAALHKLLKLIVSCSRPQTEVSTLSGIAQAGTNPSLSAIPAADMIRLLAILERTARLAESIDPFPSHASRALVSEPASPTKPKKGRRVDFRSKSASKTPEPTQTPEDSGKNPIEQGADATRDAGDANNDSTIARHESASSDDELDKLNATFVVTDRAILATECCLGILTGDVLPKQILSEDQIRSSFEAVKTCLDKILLPFIEACSGSAATAPHPNLVLLIDVLAPQKARKKKAAAPNLDESTSSIGIICRNTLSDLFAHLCSALYFVQRMVRMPSIALSDSIVISAVYIALGPFFVLEPESASGAASSETAKAAARGRSALLSLGGANSMKTLRLPALNLLRTIFAKAPDQRQWMIEEILTSLSKLTDMKKNRRQYSLRNGKGIHSINALLLQLIQAASHGVASYARSTVDRLSRSKDGQNDNQNDNAIDELDCNADPERTQALEVVIEAFNATSEPDANNPREAEIAIWRRGLEGANASARSIAGYLMQRIGQTKVSKSSQEMSHTYVIESLIQDLLSALFLPEWPAAALMLSAFCRVFGNYLEDVKSHPDAKGVALEQLSLVAARLRQSQLQLQPSRADAPTSPAHPVVAESFKQDTDGDHPTLQHLDPLSQTKEPKFATWDYLSMLRALREGDRRAIQEYVRAYKFISHFLAKTSNEDMSTEGALEFLLVHAEGELATAWAKIEDDKVALSNAEEDTAAQIANLQRFREDLDQAMLMLSEFDASASDSSFDAFASDNKMLERAIDLSERALVASSSMISYPVLRDLLLEGLNNPLIANRSKALRGIDRIAQIDPDLLDEDTMRSAIEVRLRDSSNAVRDSAVALFGSYLLRKPHHIPKYYKQIAARILDTGLSVRKRMVRLLKSLHEAANDPKIRIDACARIVRCINDEDTVVQDMAVLTIGEMWLEMDIDARRLYTRRRGSPLQATPVTPQPVDADEAKQGSAEKVQDTAGKPESEGDVAQPTDEPVEETEADKKVADTIEIIMAVADVIKERPSPLEEVFRRLFKDKSESEAAELHAKLQRLGDSMIDSLVESSGASSIDTVKRIRIVQLLVSTNPAILTISKAKLLLPYLKAAQTSEEVQIMDLLLRIFRSCLPHMPKTASAFAESLEKSLRPLVNRPPPKAGLHLLQELIACYCAVIITHTRNFRLLIQTLKACFMRVQAMRQMALKGHKVEENKAWSTLMSLTASLCEHADFDELRKKYPETAAEVDAVSKRPLIDVVSEALLDIHKTGSETVRSVALQNLGFIFRAHPTLMTRPSLTAMMDGIFASGSLQDRATLLKIILDFLSADALRRNPDNAVVTAGTGRRKPENPDAGSVDMTVLVGNTETFADTGVGSAMMQRYSEDVLKATLEVSNPLLQRTAIDILRFTVLQGLSHPIQCVPYLVSLETLEDRKLRSRAMELHSHLASKHASLVQARFLDTARSAFRFQRQLATTQALRGFRVDSMPVAVLGAWYSLLRDRRATRLDFLKQIVKALDANTAASDCSMEEVLFARFIADNLATLDYKTMEELFIVIGELRSILAVSGMQVLYMIQPHLPKQDARSNSALNETLQDGMRTPPQAGAAAPGGDLISPFDMSRNPWLTGEWQLELASDAARAMGTVNPTQILGCSQPEPAGPAEIVDHSTARTSFVSAAQHDDQDTAASNTQVDAVTIAKMSLISGTALLLRNHLKQLYGLSEARCAKFNPSKKQSAGADKPATMRALLDPMQAALDLSAMPFGLDEVKSEEDAQKQMLAYATMVENEGTMMEPDDPDAFDDLAL, encoded by the coding sequence ATGGGCCATTCGCATCACACGGCGCATTTGGCTGAGCCGGGTTCTCCGACACTAGCAGTGGCAAGAACGAATGCTTCCCACCATGCTGCTCAGCAACCGCTACAGCCGCTACAGccacctcgtgcctcgtcttcgcttGACGCCGCCATGTCGCCAAGTCCGAATGTCATTCCTCGCCAGCAAAGGTTTTCGTCCGCTTCGTTGTCGGCACACCCGACACAAGCGCCACAGACACAGTCCCTTGCAACACCAGCCCATAACAAGTCGAAATCAAGCCTCGTCGCTAACACCGCTCCAACTACAGTCGGCCATTCAGCTCGTCCCATCATTCCATTATCATCGTCACATTCAGCTACTGTAGGCTTTACAGCCGCCAACGTGCCTCTGCCCCAATATGCCTCGCCCAGTCAAATCTTGGCCAcacagccagcagcagcaccttcATTAGCAATGTCGCCGCCTTCTCCAGCACATTCTGTCGATCCGCTGGCTATGCGTCTCTCGCAAGAGCCTCAAACTCCACCTCTGCGTGTGCATCAGATGCTGTCGGTTCAAGAGAGCCCCGATCCACTCAATTTGCTCTCGCCCAACGCTCAGTTCTCCCTCTGGCAGAATTTGAGTTCCTCATCTCTGCCTCCACAGCCGTTGGCGCACAACGGCACTCACCGCCAACACGCTCTGCAGTCAACTGACGCTGTCATGGCGAGAGCGCAAGTGACAAATGGTGCTTTGTCGAGCAAACGCAAGGACTCGACGTCCGCCGACAAGCCCAAACGAAAGCGCAGCAAGAAATTCAAACACGAGCAGCCTCTCCTGCCTCCCGCTTCGGATTCGCAAGCAAATGCCCCGCCGACATCTTCGTTGCCAGATCAAGTCATTCCTgcaaagccaaagtcgtTAAAACTGAAACAGCTCGTAAAGAAGGATCACGTGATCAGCAAAtacgacgatgatgagcCTTCCCTGATGCCCCCTATCACGGTCCAGATTCCAGTTTCTGTTTCTGACTCGTATGGTGCGCCTTCTGACCTTCGATCGTCGTCTGCGACTccagcgtcgacgctgacTACCAAcaaaaagaagaagaagcgcagtCGCAAGTCTTTGTCGGAACTTGTCCACCAGATCGTCGAGGACAGCGACTCCGGTATGGACGCAGAGGGAAGCGAATGGGAGGGTCTCGAGATCCTCGAAACTTACCAGCCCGAATCTGTCTCCGATGGTCCAAAGAGTCTCGCAAAGATGAGCAACGGCCCTGTCAAGAGCTCGCAGCGCAAGGTGCCCATTGCCAAGCTCTGCGGTCTCGTTGAAGATCTCTTCGAAGCAGACGATTCCTTGCCCGACCGTGACTCTCTCCAAGACCTCCTACCCGGCCACAGCCTTtctcctgctgctgaccaaTTCTTCGAGATCATCGAATCGCCGTCTGCCCTCGGCGGTGAGTCCCGCTCCGTCCTGGTTCTGCGTGCAGCTGCCCTCCACAAactgctcaagctcatcgtcaGCTGCTCACGCCCGCAGACCGAGGTTTCCACCTTGTCCGGGATTGCTCAAGCAGGAACCAACCCCAGCCTCAGCGCAATTCCCGCTGCCGACATGATCCGGCTGCTCGCTATTCTGGAACGCACCGCGCGTCTAGCTGAAAGCATCGACCCTTTCCCATCGCACGCTAGCCGTGCCCTTGTGTCGGAGCCAGCTTCTCCAACCAAGCCTAAGAAAGGCCGTAGGGTCGACTTCCGCAGCAAGTCGGCTTCTAAAACACCAGAGCCTACACAGACTCCGGAGGATTCCGGCAAGAATCCGATTGAGCAAGGAGCGGACGCAACCAGAGACGCAGGCGACGCAAATAATGATTCAACAATAGCCAGACACGAGTCAGCATCTTCtgacgatgagctcgacaagcttaATGCGACCTTTGTCGTCACGGACCGTGCCATACTAGCCACCGAATGCTGCCTTGGCATTTTGACAGGCGATGTCCTACCCAAACAGATCCTTTCCGAAGATCAGATTCGCTCCTCATTCGAGGCTGTCAAAACCTGCCTTGACAAGATCTTACTCCCCTTCATCGAAGCATGCTCTGGGAGCGCCGCCACCGCACCTCACCCGAACCTCGTCCTGCTCATCGACGTCTTGGCTCCGCAAAAGGCTCGCAAGAAAaaggctgctgcgccaAACTTAGATGAGTCAACCTccagcatcggcatcatctGTCGCAACACACTCTCCGACCTCTTTGCACATCTCTGCTCAGCGCTATACTTTGTCCAGCGCATGGTGCGCATGCCTTCTATCGCGCTCTCGGACTCCATTGTCATCAGCGCCGTCTACATCGCGCTCGGCCCTTTCTTCGTGCTCGAGCCAGAGTCAGCCAGTGGGGccgcttcgagcgagaCTGCTaaagctgcagctcgtgGCCGATCTGCACTGCTTTCCCTCGGCGGTGCCAATTCGATGAAGACGCTGCGGCTACCAGCCCTCAATCTTCTTCGGACCATATTTGCAAAGGCGCCAGACCAACGCCAATGGATGATCGAGGAGATCCTCACTTCGCTGTCGAAGCTCACCGACATGAAGAAGAATCGACGACAATACAGTCTGCGCAATGGCAAGGGTATCCATTCCATCAACGCTttgttgctgcagctcatcCAAGCTGCCTCGCACGGCGTAGCTAGCTACGCTCGTTCCACTGTTGATCGTCTCTCGCGgagcaaagatggccaAAATGACAATCAAAACGAcaacgccatcgacgaACTTGATTGCAATGCCGATCCAGAAAGAACGCAAGCGCTTGAGGTCGTCATCGAAGCATTCAACGCAACCAGTGAGCCGGACGCGAACAACCCTAGAGAGGCCGAAATCGCAATCTGGAGACGCGGACTGGAAGGCGCTAATGCCTCGGCCCGGTCCATCGCTGGCTACCTCATGCAACGCATCGGCCAAACCAAGGTGTCCAAGTCATCGCAAGAGATGAGCCATACCTACGTTATCGAATCCCTGATTCAAGATCTGTTGAGCGCGCTTTTCCTGCCAGAAtggccagcagcagccttgaTGCTCAGCGCTTTCTGTCGCGTGTTCGGCAATTATCTTGAGGATGTCAAAAGCCATCCGGATGCAAAGGGTGTCGCTCTCGAACAGCTGagcctcgtcgctgcgaGACTTCGTCAAAGCCAGTTGCAGTTACAGCCCTCTCGTGCAGATGCACCAACTAGCCCAGCCCATCCTGTAGTTGCCGAGTCCTTTAAACAGGACACCGATGGTGATCATCCAACGCTCCAGCACTTGGATCCTCTCAGTCAGACCAAAGAACCCAAGTTCGCGACCTGGGACTATCTTTCCATGCTCAGGGCCTTGCGTGAAGGTGATCGGCGTGCCATCCAGGAATACGTGCGTGCTTACAAGTTCATCTCTCATTTCCTAGCAAAGACGAGTAACGAGGACATGTCGACAGAAGGTGCGCTTGAATTTTTGCTCGTCCACGCCGAAGGCGAATTGGCGACTGCATGGGCAAAGATCGAGGACGACAAGGTTGCCCTGAGCAACGCGGAAGAAGACACCGCAGCTCAGATCGCTAACTTGCAGCGCTTCCGCGAGGATCTTGACCAAGCGATGCTCATGCTCTCGGAATTCGACGCCTCGGCCAGCGACTCATCTTTCGATGCTTTCGCCTCTGAcaacaagatgctcgaaagGGCAATCGACCTCTCCGAACGTGCTCTGGTCGCTAGCAGCTCCATGATTTCATATCCAGTGTTGCGAGACCTGCTCCTGGAAGGTCTCAATAATCCGCTGATCGCCAATCGCAGCAAGGCGCTCCGCGGCATCGATCGAATTGCTCAGATCGATCCtgatctgctcgatgaaGACACCATGCGCAGCGCAATCGAGGTTCGCCTGCGAGATTCGAGCAATGCAGTCAGAGATAGCGCAGTTGCTCTCTTCGGCAGCTACCTTCTCCGGAAGCCACACCATATTCCCAAGTACTACAAGCAGATAGCTGCgcgcatcctcgacacCGGCCTTTCCGTGCGCAAGCGCATGGTTCGCCTTCTCAAGAGCCTGCATGAGGCGGCTAATGACCCCAAAATCCGTATTGACGCTTGCGCTCGCATCGTCCGCTGCATCAACGACGAAGACACAGTCGTTCAGGACATGGCTGTTCTCACCATCGGCGAAATGTGGCTCGAAATGGACATTGATGCGCGTCGTCTGTACACACGGCGCAGGGGTAGTCCGCTGCAAGCCACGCCTGTCACACCGCAACCTGTGGATGCGGACGAAGCGAAGCAAGGCAGTGCTGAAAAAGTGCAAGATACGGCGGGAAAGCCGGAATCAGAAGGCGACGTTGCACAACCGACGGATGAACCTGTAGAAGAGACTGAGGCCGACAAGAAGGTGGCCGATACCATCGAGATCATTATGGCCGTTGCAGACGTCATTAAGGAGCGTCCGTCGCCGTTGGAAGAGGTATTCAGGCGCCTCTTTAAGGATAAGTCCGAGAGTGAGGCAGCCGAGTTGCACGCAAAACTGCAAAGACTTGGCGATTCCATGATCGacagcttggtcgagtcgagcggcgcgtcgagcatcgacacggtcaagcgcatccgcatcgtACAGCTGCTTGTCTCTACGAACCCGGCCATCCTCACCATATCgaaagccaagctgctccTTCCCTACCTCAAAGCAGCACAGACGAGTGAGGAAGTGCAGATCATGGATCTGCTGTTGAGGATTTTCCGCTCGTGCCTGCCCCACATGCCCAAGACAGCCTCGGCGTTTGCCGAATCCTTGGAGAAGAGTCTTCGTCCTCTGGTCAATCGACCTCCGCCAAAAGCAGGCCTGCATCTTCTGCAGGAACTCATCGCTTGCTACTGTGCCGTCATCATCACGCACACGCGCAACTTCCGGCTACTGATTCAAACGCTCAAGGCATGCTTCATGCGTGTGCAGGCGATGCGACAGATGGCGCTTAAAGGTCACAAAGTGGAAGAGAACAAAGCTTGGAGCACCCTCATGTCCCTGACCGCTTCGCTGTGCGAGCATGCTGACTTTGACGAACTCCGCAAGAAGTATCCCGAGACGGCAGCCGAGGTCGATGCCGTGAGCAAGCGTCCACTGATCGACGTGGTTTCGGAGGCGCTGCTTGATATTCATAAGACCGGAAGTGAGACGGTGCGCTCTGTAGCGCTGCAGAACCTTGGCTTTATCTTCCGTGCTCATCCCACGCTCATGACTCGGCCGTCGCTCACGGCCATGATGGACGGCATCTTCGCCTCGGGCTCGCTGCAGGATCGCgcgacgctgctcaagaTTATCCTGGACTTTTTGAGTGCAGATGCTCTGCGTCGCAATCCAGATAATGCGGTTGTCACCGCGGGCACTGGACGACGCAAGCCCGAGAACCCCGACGCAGGCAGTGTCGACATGACGGTTCTGGTCGGCAACACCGAGACCTTTGCCGACACGGGCGTTGGCTCAGCCATGATGCAACGCTACTCGGAGGACGTACTTAAGGCGACGCTCGAGGTGTCGAACCCTCTGTTGCAGCgcaccgccatcgacatCCTGCGTTTCACAGTTTTGCAAGGTCTTTCGCATCCGATCCAATGTGTGCCGTATCTTGTATCGCTGGAAACGCTCGAGGACCGCAAACTTCGCAGTCGAGCGATGGAACTGCACAGCCATCTGGCTTCCAAGCACGCTTCGCTCGTGCAGGCTCGTTTCCTCGATACTGCGCGGTCTGCTTTCCGCTTCCAGCGCCAGCTGGCCACAACGCAGGCGCTGCGCGGCTTCCGGGTCGACAGCATGCCGGTTGCGGTACTCGGAGCGTGGTACAGTTTGCTgcgagatcgtcgagctaCACGACTCGACTTCCTCAAGCAAATtgtcaaggcgctcgacgcCAATACGGCGGCGTCGGACTGTAGCATGGAAGAGGTGTTGTTCGCGCGCTTCATTGCGGACAACCTGGCAACGCTCGACTACAAGACGATGGAAGAGCTTTTCATCGTGATCGGCGAACTACGCTCGATCCTGGCTGTCTCGGGCATGCAGGTGCTGTACATGATACAGCCACATCTGCCAAAGCAGGATGCTCGGTCGAATTCAGCTCTGAACGAGACGCTGCAAGATGGTATGAGGACGCCGCCGCaagctggagctgctgcgcccGGAGGAGATCTGATTAGTCCGTTTGACATGTCTCGCAACCCGTGGCTAACGGGAGAATGGCAGCTGGAACTGGCGAgtgatgctgctcgagcgatgGGTACAGTGAATCCGACGCAGATCTTGGGCTGCTCGCAACCTGAACCTGCGGGACCTGCGGAAATCGTGGACCACAGCACGGCACGGACCAGCTTTGTATCTGCAGCCCAGcacgacgatcaagacacagcagcatccaATACACAAGTGGACGCGGTTACGATCGCCAAAATGTCGCTCATCTCTGGCACAGCGCTGTTGCTCCGAAACCACCTGAAGCAGCTGTACGGTCTGAGCGAGGCGCGCTGCGCCAAGTTCAAtccgagcaagaagcagagcgCTGGAGCGGACAAGCcggcgacgatgcgcgCGCTGTTGGATCCGATGCAGGCTGCGCTCGATCTGAGTGCTATGCCATTTGGTCTGGACGAGGTTAAGAGCGAAGAAGATGCGCAGAAGCAGATGCTGGCGTATGCCACGATGGTGGAGAATGAGGGCACAATGATGGAGCCGGACGATCCGGATGCGTTCGATGACCTTGCACTGTGA